From a region of the Arachis ipaensis cultivar K30076 chromosome B09, Araip1.1, whole genome shotgun sequence genome:
- the LOC107618228 gene encoding MLP-like protein 43 isoform X2 — MATSQVQKIETEFHIKADAKEFYDVFCNKTHHVAKVCPDKVQSVVIHEGGWGTERSIISWSYVHDGKACVSKEIIEDIDKEDNKMSFRVLEGDLLNHYKSFKFLLHAVPNKKGGCMVRWTMEYEKINENTSDPHTMMQLVVDVSKQVEVHLISKGC, encoded by the exons ATGGCAACATCTCAAGTCCAAAAGATAGAAACAGAGTTTCATATTAAGGCAGATGCTAAGGAATTCTATGATGTTTTCTGCAACAAGACACACCATGTTGCTAAGGTTTGCCCTGATAAAGTACAGAGTGTTGTAATTCATGAAGGTGGATGGGGTACTGAGAGATCCATCATTTCGTGGAGCTATGTTCATG ATGGCAAGGCTTGTGTTTCTAAGGAGATTATTGAAGACATTGACAAAGAAGACAATAAAATGAGCTTTAGAGTGTTGGAAGGAGACTTGCTGAACCACTACAAGAGCTTCAAGTTCTTGCTTCATGCTGTTCCCAACAAAAAGGGAGGATGCATGGTGCGTTGGACCATGGAATATGAGAAGATCAATGAAAACACTTCTGATCCTCACACTATGATGCAGTTGGTAGTTGATGTGAGCAAACAGGTTGAAGTTCACCTTATTTCCAAAGGCTGCTGA